From Pan paniscus chromosome 9, NHGRI_mPanPan1-v2.0_pri, whole genome shotgun sequence, the proteins below share one genomic window:
- the CHRM4 gene encoding muscarinic acetylcholine receptor M4 isoform X2 has translation MANFTPVNGSSGNQSVRLVTSSSHNRYETVEMVFIATVTGSLSLVTVVGNILVMLSIKVNRQLQTVNNYFLFSLACADLIIGAFSMNLYTVYIIKGYWPLGAVVCDLWLALDYVVSNASVMNLLIISFDRYFCVTKPLTYPARRTTKMAGLMIAAAWVLSFVLWAPAILFWQFVVGKRTVPDNQCFIQFLSNPAVTFGTAIAAFYLPVVIMTVLYIHISLASRSRVHKHRPEGPKEKKAKTLAFLKSPLMKQSVKKPPPGEAAREELRNGKLEEAPPPALPPPPRPVADKDTSNESSSGSATQNTKERPATELSTTEATTPAMPAPPLQPRALNPASRWSKIQIVTKQTGNECVTAIEIVPATPAGMRPAANVARKFASIARNQVRKKRQMAARERKVTRTIFAILLAFILTWTPYNVMVLVNTFCQSCIPDTVWSIGYWLCYVNSTINPACYALCNATFKKTFRHLLLCQYRNIGTAR, from the coding sequence ATGGCCAACTTCACACCTGTCAATGGCAGCTCGGGCAATCAGTCCGTGCGCCTGGTCACGTCATCATCCCACAATCGCTATGAGACGGTGGAAATGGTCTTCATTGCCACAGTGACAGGCTCCCTGAGCCTGGTGACTGTCGTGGGCAACATCCTGGTGATGCTGTCCATCAAGGTCAACAGGCAGCTGCAGACAGTCAACAACTACTTCCTCTTCAGCCTGGCGTGTGCTGATCTCATCATAGGCGCCTTCTCCATGAACCTCTACACCGTGTACATCATCAAGGGCTACTGGCCCCTGGGCGCCGTGGTCTGCGACCTGTGGCTGGCCCTGGACTACGTGGTGAGCAACGCCTCCGTCATGAACCTTCTCATCATCAGCTTTGACCGCTACTTCTGCGTCACCAAGCCCCTCACCTACCCTGCCCGGCGCACCACCAAGATGGCAGGCCTCATGATTGCCGCTGCCTGGGTACTGTCCTTCGTGCTCTGGGCGCCTGCCATCTTGTTCTGGCAGTTTGTGGTGGGTAAGCGGACGGTGCCCGACAACCAGTGCTTCATCCAGTTCCTGTCCAACCCAGCAGTGACCTTTGGCACAGCCATTGCTGCCTTCTACCTGCCTGTGGTCATCATGACGGTGCTGTACATCCACATCTCCCTGGCCAGTCGCAGCCGAGTCCACAAGCACCGGCCCGAGGGCCCGAAGGAGAAGAAAGCCAAGACGCTGGCCTTCCTCAAGAGCCCACTAATGAAGCAGAGCGTCAAGAAGCCCCCGCCCGGGGAGGCCGCCCGGGAGGAGCTGCGCAATGGCAAGCTGGAGGAGGCCCCCCCGCCAGCGCTGCCACCGCCACCGCGTCCCGTGGCTGATAAGGACACTTCCAATGAGTCCAGCTCAGGCAGTGCCACCCAGAACACCAAGGAACGCCCAGCCACAGAGCTGTCCACCACAGAGGCCACCACGCCCGCCATGCCCGCCCCTCCCCTGCAGCCGCGGGCCCTCAACCCAGCCTCCAGATGGTCCAAGATCCAGATTGTGACGAAGCAGACAGGCAATGAGTGTGTGACAGCCATTGAGATTGTGCCTGCCACGCCGGCTGGCATGCGCCCTGCGGCCAACGTGGCCCGCAAGTTCGCCAGCATCGCTCGCAACCAGGTGCGCAAGAAGCGGCAGATGGCGGCCCGGGAGCGCAAAGTGACACGAACGATCTTTGCCATTCTGCTAGCCTTCATCCTCACCTGGACGCCCTACAACGTCATGGTCCTGGTGAACACCTTCTGCCAGAGCTGCATCCCTGACACAGTGTGGTCCATTGGCTACTGGCTCTGCTACGTCAACAGCACCATCAACCCTGCCTGCTATGCTCTGTGCAACGCCACCTTTAAAAAGACCTTCCGGCACCTGCTGCTGTGCCAGTATCGGAACATCGGCACTGCCAGGTAG
- the CHRM4 gene encoding muscarinic acetylcholine receptor M4 isoform X1: MTTRTPPPPGGQRPLLPCVAGRGRRPLCPSGELPASPREGRGPPGSPTPRVLTPARRRRVTGPGRAARPRHDWLLPRDITRLGEKCERERESEPQRRELRAEQGPPLDTPSPPPALGPAARPAGPRGRASVPPSVWREGSWAEAADTAYPPLATNMANFTPVNGSSGNQSVRLVTSSSHNRYETVEMVFIATVTGSLSLVTVVGNILVMLSIKVNRQLQTVNNYFLFSLACADLIIGAFSMNLYTVYIIKGYWPLGAVVCDLWLALDYVVSNASVMNLLIISFDRYFCVTKPLTYPARRTTKMAGLMIAAAWVLSFVLWAPAILFWQFVVGKRTVPDNQCFIQFLSNPAVTFGTAIAAFYLPVVIMTVLYIHISLASRSRVHKHRPEGPKEKKAKTLAFLKSPLMKQSVKKPPPGEAAREELRNGKLEEAPPPALPPPPRPVADKDTSNESSSGSATQNTKERPATELSTTEATTPAMPAPPLQPRALNPASRWSKIQIVTKQTGNECVTAIEIVPATPAGMRPAANVARKFASIARNQVRKKRQMAARERKVTRTIFAILLAFILTWTPYNVMVLVNTFCQSCIPDTVWSIGYWLCYVNSTINPACYALCNATFKKTFRHLLLCQYRNIGTAR; the protein is encoded by the exons ATGACAACGCGGACACCCCCACCCCCCGGAGGGCAGCGCCCCCTGCTCCCCTGCGTCGCTGGCCGTGGGCGGCGCCCTCTGTGCCCAAGCGGGGAGCTGCCGGCCAGCCCCCGAGAGGGGCGCGGACCGCCGGGGTCTCCGACGCCTCGGGTGTTGACCCCCGCGCGTCGCCGCCGGGTGACCGGCCCGGGGCGGGCGGCGCGGCCCCGCCACGATTGGCTGCTTCCTCGTGACATCACGCGGCTCGGGGAAAAGTGCGAGCGTGAGCGCGAGTCGGAGCCACAGCGCCGGGAGCTGCGGGCGGAGCAGGGGCCGCCCCTCGACACCCCGTCCCCGCCCCCGGCCCTCGGCCCGGCCGCCCGCCCCGCCGGCCCGCGGGGCCGCGCGTCCGTCCCGCCGTCTGTCTGGCGCGAGGGGAGCTGGGCAGAGGCGGCGG aCACGGCCTACCCACCCCTGGCAACCAACATGGCCAACTTCACACCTGTCAATGGCAGCTCGGGCAATCAGTCCGTGCGCCTGGTCACGTCATCATCCCACAATCGCTATGAGACGGTGGAAATGGTCTTCATTGCCACAGTGACAGGCTCCCTGAGCCTGGTGACTGTCGTGGGCAACATCCTGGTGATGCTGTCCATCAAGGTCAACAGGCAGCTGCAGACAGTCAACAACTACTTCCTCTTCAGCCTGGCGTGTGCTGATCTCATCATAGGCGCCTTCTCCATGAACCTCTACACCGTGTACATCATCAAGGGCTACTGGCCCCTGGGCGCCGTGGTCTGCGACCTGTGGCTGGCCCTGGACTACGTGGTGAGCAACGCCTCCGTCATGAACCTTCTCATCATCAGCTTTGACCGCTACTTCTGCGTCACCAAGCCCCTCACCTACCCTGCCCGGCGCACCACCAAGATGGCAGGCCTCATGATTGCCGCTGCCTGGGTACTGTCCTTCGTGCTCTGGGCGCCTGCCATCTTGTTCTGGCAGTTTGTGGTGGGTAAGCGGACGGTGCCCGACAACCAGTGCTTCATCCAGTTCCTGTCCAACCCAGCAGTGACCTTTGGCACAGCCATTGCTGCCTTCTACCTGCCTGTGGTCATCATGACGGTGCTGTACATCCACATCTCCCTGGCCAGTCGCAGCCGAGTCCACAAGCACCGGCCCGAGGGCCCGAAGGAGAAGAAAGCCAAGACGCTGGCCTTCCTCAAGAGCCCACTAATGAAGCAGAGCGTCAAGAAGCCCCCGCCCGGGGAGGCCGCCCGGGAGGAGCTGCGCAATGGCAAGCTGGAGGAGGCCCCCCCGCCAGCGCTGCCACCGCCACCGCGTCCCGTGGCTGATAAGGACACTTCCAATGAGTCCAGCTCAGGCAGTGCCACCCAGAACACCAAGGAACGCCCAGCCACAGAGCTGTCCACCACAGAGGCCACCACGCCCGCCATGCCCGCCCCTCCCCTGCAGCCGCGGGCCCTCAACCCAGCCTCCAGATGGTCCAAGATCCAGATTGTGACGAAGCAGACAGGCAATGAGTGTGTGACAGCCATTGAGATTGTGCCTGCCACGCCGGCTGGCATGCGCCCTGCGGCCAACGTGGCCCGCAAGTTCGCCAGCATCGCTCGCAACCAGGTGCGCAAGAAGCGGCAGATGGCGGCCCGGGAGCGCAAAGTGACACGAACGATCTTTGCCATTCTGCTAGCCTTCATCCTCACCTGGACGCCCTACAACGTCATGGTCCTGGTGAACACCTTCTGCCAGAGCTGCATCCCTGACACAGTGTGGTCCATTGGCTACTGGCTCTGCTACGTCAACAGCACCATCAACCCTGCCTGCTATGCTCTGTGCAACGCCACCTTTAAAAAGACCTTCCGGCACCTGCTGCTGTGCCAGTATCGGAACATCGGCACTGCCAGGTAG